DNA from Tsuneonella dongtanensis:
CCGGCTGGCGATGTCTCGGGTGGTTCGCCCGGAGCAAACGCGATGCATGTCGACCGCACTGTCACCATCACACGCGAATCCTATGACGCTCTCGTGCGCGCATACGACGCTTCGCCGTGGATGTTTCCCGATGTTTTTGCGATCCGCAGCGGAAAGAATGCGACGTTTCGCGAGACCGGGGGCCGTCTCACACTTTACAACAACAGCTATGTCGTCGGCGAGCAGCCGAAGTTCTCTTACGCGATCAAGGCAGGGGAACTCGATCGGTTCACGCGCGAAGTGCGTGACGCAAAGTTCAATTCCGACTTTGTGGTTGCGACGATCCACGCGCACCAATGGGATGTGCCGCCAGATGCCAAGGATGCTGGTCAGGAATCGGTTCGCCCGCCCGACTTTCTTGTCACGTTGGCGCGGGCCGCAATCGATAACGGCGCCGACGCCTTCTATTCGCACGGCGAGGGCGAACTTAGAGGGATCGAGATCTACCGAGGCCGTCCGATCTTCTACCAGCTCGGCAACTTCATTCGCCAGCCGTTCTTGCCGCAAACATGGGAGGATGCGCTGTGGGCAAACACATCGCGATTGCCCGGCTACGAAGACGGTCAGCGCGACACCGTGACCAAGGCTGAGGTGTCGGGAGGGACGTACCCGACCAACCACGGGCGCGACTACTTCGAAAGCATCGTCGCCGTGTCGCGCTATCGTGCAGGCAAGCTGGTCGAAATCCGGATCCACCCGGTCGACATGCGCTTCGATGGGCCGTTCCACGATATCGGCATTCCGCACTACGCGACCGGAGAAGTCGCAAGCCGGATTCTCGAACACGTGCGGAAGGCTTCGGCCGAACTGGGCACCGACATGCGGATAAGCAACGGTATCGGAATCATCGAAGTGGGGGGATCATGAAGACGATCGATGAAAGCCGGGCGCCGGAAACGGAACAGGCGCTCCAAGGCGACCGTCCGCGCCTGCTCGCCGAAGGGAAAATGAGCTGGTACCAGATCGGCGCTATCCTCCTGTGCCAGCTGATCAACATGTTCGATGGGTTCGACGTGGTGGTGGCTTCTTACACGGCGCCTGCGATCGGGGCCGAATGGCAGGTCGCGCCCGAACGGCTCGGTCTGTTCATCAGCGCCAGCCTGTTCGGGATGACCGCGGGCTCGCTGTTTCTCGCGCCGATGGCTGACCGCGTCGGGCGGAGGCCCACGGTCCTGCTCGGGCTGGCGATCATCACTGCCGGCATGCTGCTTAGTTCGGGAGCAGCGTCACTCGGGTGGCTGGTGGCGCTCAGGGTGGTGACCGGACTTGGGATCGGCATTCTCTTCGCCAGCCTGACGACGATGGTGGCGGAGTATTCGACCGACCAGCGTCGCGACCTGGCAGTCACTTTCCTGCACTTGGGGTATCCGGTCGGCGCAACGGTGGGCGGACTGCTGGCTGCGTGGATCCTGTCGGTCACCGGTGACTGGCGGCCGGTCTACCTGGCTGGCGGCGCGGGAACCGCGCTGCTGATTTTGCTGGTGTTCCTGCGCCTGCCCGAATCGCTCGACTTCCTGCTCGACCGGCAACCGCCTGGCGCGCTCGACAAGGTGAACCGACAGCTGACGCGGATGGGCCGCGCACCTCTGACCGCGCTGCCGCGCCAGCATGCTCCCGGCACGGCCAGGGCGGGGGTACGTACCATCGTCTCGGGCGATCTCGCGCGCCGAACGTTTTACCTGTGGGCGGCGTTCTTCACCAGCCTGCTGGTCGTCTACTTCCTGATCGGCTGGACCCCGCAGATCCTGGTGTTGTCCGGCCTATCGGAGCAAAAGGCGATCGTCGGCGGGGTCATCCTCAATGCGGGCGGCGGGTGCGGGATGCTCCTGCTAGGCTTCCTGGCGAAGCAGTTCCGGCTTGAGCGGCTGATCGCGCTGTATTTCGTGGTCGCTGCCCTGTTCATGATCGGCTTCGCGCTGGTGTCGGCGGACGTTTCGCTGACCATCCTGTTCGCGCTGACCTTTGCGATGGGGTTCTTCAGCTTCGGTTCGCTGATCGGGCTCTACGCGCTCGCCACCCGGGTCTATCCCACCGAAGTGCGCACGACCGGGGTGGGCTGGGCGATCGGCATCGGGCGGATGGGGTCCATCGTCGGCCCCTCGCTCGCCGGGCTGCTGATCGGGCTCGAGTGGGACCGCGGAACTTATTACTTCCTGTTCGCGCTCCCGCTGCTGGTGGGTGCGATGGCAGCGCTGAAGGTCGGGGCGACTCGGGGCCAGACGGGCGAGGCCGGGTGAGATGTTCTACAAGCCGAGGAATGGCCACGGCCTGCCGCACAATCCGCTCCAGGCCTGCATCGTACCGCGCCCGATCGGCTGGATTTCGACGCTCTCGACCGATGGTGTCGCCAACCTGGCTCCGTTTAGCCACTTCAACATTGTCGGCATGCTCCCGCCCATGGTGGCGTTCTGCAACAACGGGCCGCATGCCGAGGGTTCGGTGAAGGACAGCGCCCGCAACGCGATCGCAACCGGCGAATTCGTCCATTCGGTCGCGACGTTCGAACTTCGGGAACAGGTTGTGCAAAGCTCTGCGCACGTAAGTCGGGATTGCGATGAATTCGACTTTGCAGGGCTGACGAAGGCACCATCGCGGATGGTTGCTCCTCCGCGGGTCGGCGAATCGCCGATCAGCCTGGAATGCCGCGTCGTCAAACATGTCGAGTTACCGACAACCTTGGCGAACAGCTCCAATGTCATGGTCATCGGCGAGGTCGTCGGCGTGCATATTGCCGAGTCCGTTATGACTGACGGCCTGGTAGACGTCGGTAAGCTTCGACCGCTCGCCCGGATGGGTTACCTCGACTACGCCTCGGTGGCAGAGGTATTCTCTATCGCGCGTCCCGACGATCTTCTGGTCAAATACTGATGACAGGTCTGCAATGCTCCTGGAAAACGGTCCGCATGTCGACCTGGCTTCTTGCCGCTTGCCTGGTCGGCGGGTGCGTCACTCGGGAACCCGAGACTGTCTCCTCGCCAAGTCCCGATCGCCCACCCAACATTCTCGTGTTGATTGCCGACGATGTCGGGGTGGAGAAAATTTCCACTTTCGACATTGGCACGAATCCGCCCCCAACTCCCAACATTGACGCGCTCGCCCGGAAGGGGATGATCTTCGATCACGTCTGGTCACAGCCCCTTTGTTCGCCAACGCGGGCAACGATCCTGTCGGGGCGGTACGGCTTCCGCACCGGGGTAGGCAGCGGCGTCGGAGGCGAAGGGAACGACGGACCCTACCCGACCGAACCGCCTGTCCCCGTCAGCGCCCCGCGGGAGTTGCACGAGGATCTGGCGAGCGTGCGCCGGAGCGTAACGCCTTACCGCAATTTTGCCGCGCCAAGGGCGAACGACCGCCGCGGCCTGCCAGCGGGGTCGGTCGCGCTGCCGGCAATTCTCGGCCCTACCCACGCCACGGCCGCAATCGGCAAGTGGCATCTCGCCGACTTGCATAACGGATGGCTGGAGCATCCCCGTCTGACGGGCTTCCAGCACTTTTCGGTGCTGATGAAGAACGAGCCCGAAAGCTACTTCTCCTGGATCGAGAATGTCGATGGACGGCTCGAACAGCGCACCGGTTACACGCCCGACCGCAAGGTCGACGACGCTCTGGCATGGCTGGGCCGACAGGATGGGCAGCGGCCGTGGTTTCTGTGGCTGGCCTTCAACCTCGCGCACTTTCCGATGCATGCCGCGCCAGATGCGGCTCAGCCCGAAAGGACATCCGATCCGGCGCGGTTGGTCGACGGCATGATCACGGAACTGGATCGCCGCGTCGGACGCCTTCTTGCCGGGATGGACCCGGAACAGCGCGACAACACGATCGTCGTCTTCCTGGGCGACAACGGCACCACGCGCGAGGCCATCGGTGCGCCGTTCCGGGCCGATGGCGCCAAGTTCACGCTATACGAGGGCGGACTGCGGGTACCGTTGATCTTCGCCGGTCCCGGCATACCTGCAGGTGCGCGCAGCAGCGCGTTGGTCAACACGACCGACCTGTTCGCCACTCTGGCGGCGTTGACGGGACATCGGATACCCGCCGGCGCGGGCGAAGACTCGGTTAGTCTCCATCCCTATTTCGTTGATCCGCGGCGGCCTTCGCTTCGCAGCTTCGTATTCGCCGACGAGTTCTCGACCGGTCAGGGCCCTGAGGAAGGTGGCTTCACGATCCGCGACGCGCGCTACAAGCTGCTTGTCAACCTCGAGAGTGAACATCTCTTCGACCTGTCCCGCGACCCATACGAGCGATCAGACCTGTTGGCGGACGGAACCTCTCCCTTCGAAAAAGAGATCGTGGCTCGGCTGCGCGGCAAAGTGGATGAGCTGAGGGCAGGGGCCGTATTCCGGCCGGAAGGGGTCAAGCAATGACGGATGATTGGAAGCGGCGGTCAGTACTGGCAGGAGTGCTGGGCGCTGGGGGCGCAATTGCGTGGAGCGGGCGTGCGACGGGGCAGGAACCCGCTGCGGGACGCGGTCTGTCCCTGCTCCAGGAACGCTGGGTGGGAATCGTCAATCACCCCGAGCGAGCCACCAGCTACAGCTTCGAGGAAGGCAACCAGTGCATCGCCACGGCCGAGGCGATCGAAGGGCCCTTTTACGGCGATCGTCGGCTGCCCCGCCGGTCCGACATCCGCGAGGGCCGCGAGGGCGTGATGCTCGAGCTCGGGCTTCGCATCGTTTCGGCTGACACCTGC
Protein-coding regions in this window:
- a CDS encoding CapA family protein; this translates as MTPNISIGAAGRIFLAVLLVGAPGHLVDHPAGAAPGGTDPFDPLATPAAREAAKLHNADGRYDRVIVDPQRDLQLTIRGDFTIAAVGDMVAARPTAKLADPAVQRIYDVIRTADVGFGNLEMSIMDPVEAGGRQDRPHYFMALAAPFIADDLKEIGIDLVNRANNHTTTFGVESMHTTTAELDRVGIVGAGAGDNQALASRAGYLETPKGRIAIVGITTNSWLDARPAGDVSGGSPGANAMHVDRTVTITRESYDALVRAYDASPWMFPDVFAIRSGKNATFRETGGRLTLYNNSYVVGEQPKFSYAIKAGELDRFTREVRDAKFNSDFVVATIHAHQWDVPPDAKDAGQESVRPPDFLVTLARAAIDNGADAFYSHGEGELRGIEIYRGRPIFYQLGNFIRQPFLPQTWEDALWANTSRLPGYEDGQRDTVTKAEVSGGTYPTNHGRDYFESIVAVSRYRAGKLVEIRIHPVDMRFDGPFHDIGIPHYATGEVASRILEHVRKASAELGTDMRISNGIGIIEVGGS
- a CDS encoding MFS transporter; translated protein: MKTIDESRAPETEQALQGDRPRLLAEGKMSWYQIGAILLCQLINMFDGFDVVVASYTAPAIGAEWQVAPERLGLFISASLFGMTAGSLFLAPMADRVGRRPTVLLGLAIITAGMLLSSGAASLGWLVALRVVTGLGIGILFASLTTMVAEYSTDQRRDLAVTFLHLGYPVGATVGGLLAAWILSVTGDWRPVYLAGGAGTALLILLVFLRLPESLDFLLDRQPPGALDKVNRQLTRMGRAPLTALPRQHAPGTARAGVRTIVSGDLARRTFYLWAAFFTSLLVVYFLIGWTPQILVLSGLSEQKAIVGGVILNAGGGCGMLLLGFLAKQFRLERLIALYFVVAALFMIGFALVSADVSLTILFALTFAMGFFSFGSLIGLYALATRVYPTEVRTTGVGWAIGIGRMGSIVGPSLAGLLIGLEWDRGTYYFLFALPLLVGAMAALKVGATRGQTGEAG
- a CDS encoding flavin reductase family protein; amino-acid sequence: MFYKPRNGHGLPHNPLQACIVPRPIGWISTLSTDGVANLAPFSHFNIVGMLPPMVAFCNNGPHAEGSVKDSARNAIATGEFVHSVATFELREQVVQSSAHVSRDCDEFDFAGLTKAPSRMVAPPRVGESPISLECRVVKHVELPTTLANSSNVMVIGEVVGVHIAESVMTDGLVDVGKLRPLARMGYLDYASVAEVFSIARPDDLLVKY
- a CDS encoding sulfatase-like hydrolase/transferase, with product MSTWLLAACLVGGCVTREPETVSSPSPDRPPNILVLIADDVGVEKISTFDIGTNPPPTPNIDALARKGMIFDHVWSQPLCSPTRATILSGRYGFRTGVGSGVGGEGNDGPYPTEPPVPVSAPRELHEDLASVRRSVTPYRNFAAPRANDRRGLPAGSVALPAILGPTHATAAIGKWHLADLHNGWLEHPRLTGFQHFSVLMKNEPESYFSWIENVDGRLEQRTGYTPDRKVDDALAWLGRQDGQRPWFLWLAFNLAHFPMHAAPDAAQPERTSDPARLVDGMITELDRRVGRLLAGMDPEQRDNTIVVFLGDNGTTREAIGAPFRADGAKFTLYEGGLRVPLIFAGPGIPAGARSSALVNTTDLFATLAALTGHRIPAGAGEDSVSLHPYFVDPRRPSLRSFVFADEFSTGQGPEEGGFTIRDARYKLLVNLESEHLFDLSRDPYERSDLLADGTSPFEKEIVARLRGKVDELRAGAVFRPEGVKQ